A region of Chloroflexota bacterium DNA encodes the following proteins:
- a CDS encoding ROK family protein has protein sequence MITIGIDIGGTKIAAGYLDSERKLKGFTKVNTADVFAAADDAADALQLFISEYIQDLGFNRESIKGVGIGVPSVLDSHTQKVVSTPYIPLLNNYPLSVLLAPKIGVPIFVENDVNLIAIGEHLYGRGKDLTDLACVFVGTGLGCGLILNNQLYTGADGAAAEFGHLVHNAEGRICGCGATDCFETYCSGFALTYEAKRIFPQSEIDLFYATGSKGEYSLAEYLINKARNGHLQAKAAIEKSFNILGIAITDLVNLLNPQLVILGGGILAGWPEALDIVKEIVYSRARAVTRNRLEIDRPILNEKAGLYGAASLVNLKLGNN, from the coding sequence TTGATCACAATAGGCATTGATATCGGTGGGACGAAAATTGCTGCAGGTTATCTGGATAGCGAAAGAAAACTGAAGGGCTTTACAAAGGTCAATACAGCGGATGTCTTCGCTGCTGCGGATGATGCTGCAGACGCACTGCAGCTATTTATTAGCGAATACATTCAAGACCTTGGCTTTAATCGGGAATCAATCAAAGGTGTGGGCATCGGTGTCCCCTCCGTTCTGGATAGTCACACCCAGAAAGTCGTTTCAACCCCCTACATCCCCCTGCTCAACAATTACCCACTAAGCGTGCTTCTGGCTCCAAAAATCGGTGTGCCGATTTTTGTTGAAAATGATGTCAACCTGATCGCTATTGGTGAACACCTCTACGGGCGCGGCAAGGACCTGACCGATCTGGCCTGCGTTTTTGTGGGCACGGGGCTGGGCTGTGGCCTGATCTTGAATAACCAGCTCTATACCGGCGCGGATGGCGCCGCAGCCGAGTTTGGCCACTTAGTCCACAACGCTGAAGGCCGCATTTGTGGCTGTGGCGCGACGGACTGTTTCGAAACCTACTGCTCCGGATTTGCGCTGACCTATGAGGCCAAAAGGATCTTCCCCCAATCGGAGATAGACCTTTTTTATGCAACCGGCAGTAAGGGTGAATATTCCCTGGCGGAATATCTGATCAACAAAGCACGGAATGGTCATCTGCAAGCCAAAGCGGCAATCGAGAAGTCGTTCAATATTCTTGGCATCGCGATCACCGATCTGGTCAATCTGCTCAACCCCCAACTGGTTATCCTGGGCGGGGGGATCCTTGCGGGCTGGCCGGAAGCGCTGGATATCGTTAAAGAGATCGTTTATTCCCGGGCGCGAGCCGTCACAAGGAACCGTCTCGAAATTGACCGACCCATACTCAACGAAAAAGCCGGCTTATATGGCGCCGCAAGCCTGGTCAATTTAAAACTGGGAAATAATTAA
- a CDS encoding ribulose-phosphate 3-epimerase yields the protein MMNEIKISPSVVCADLSQLGNQVKLLDEAGVDLFHWDVMDGVFVHNFCLTPDLITACRPFTKKPFDVHMCIADPAGFIPEIAATGSDIISLQFESTPHIFRAVQTIHKAGRKAGVVISPKTPLIDLEYLLDDLQMVTVMTVDVGFAGQSFLMPMLDKIRKLREMIEARNLDVDIQVDGQINDKTFESVIQAGANVLVVGTSGLFNLDDDLGKAVQMVREKVNKIVGA from the coding sequence ATGATGAACGAAATCAAAATCAGTCCCTCAGTTGTTTGTGCAGATCTTAGCCAGTTGGGTAATCAGGTGAAGCTGTTGGATGAAGCGGGCGTGGACCTCTTTCACTGGGATGTTATGGATGGCGTTTTTGTCCATAATTTCTGCCTCACCCCCGATTTGATCACCGCCTGCCGACCTTTCACCAAGAAACCTTTTGATGTTCATATGTGCATTGCGGACCCGGCCGGGTTCATCCCCGAAATTGCGGCAACCGGCTCGGACATTATCAGCCTGCAATTTGAATCGACCCCGCACATCTTCCGTGCGGTGCAGACAATCCATAAAGCAGGCCGAAAAGCCGGTGTGGTGATCTCCCCCAAGACCCCGCTGATCGATCTGGAATATCTGCTCGATGACCTCCAAATGGTGACTGTGATGACTGTGGATGTTGGTTTTGCCGGACAGAGCTTCCTTATGCCGATGCTTGATAAGATTCGCAAGCTGCGGGAGATGATTGAGGCGCGCAACCTTGATGTCGATATTCAGGTGGACGGTCAGATCAATGACAAGACCTTCGAGAGCGTGATTCAGGCGGGCGCCAATGTATTGGTCGTGGGCACTTCCGGGTTGTTCAATCTGGATGATGACCTTGGCAAGGCGGTGCAAATGGTCCGCGAAAAGGTCAATAAAATAGTAGGTGCCTAA